GTGCTCTATCGCGCCAAACGACGGGGCGTGCGAATTGCGGAAGTGCCCGTGGTATGGCGCAACTCAGCACCGACCAAGGTGAGTCCGATTCGCAGTTCGCTCGACATGTTCAGGCACGTCGTCAGGATCAGGTTTCGCGGATGAGCATTACTGAGAGGACGGCTCCGCCGACCGAGGTCCTGGTCGTTCTGCCCACATACAACGAGAGCCAGAACCTGGAGAAGGTGGTCGCCGGCGTACGGCATCTCGGACACGACGTCCTGATCGTCGACGACGGTTCTCCCGACGGCACCGGCGAGATCGCCGACCGGTTGGCGGCGACGGACTCCGGCGTGCGGGTGCTGCACAGGGGGCGCAAGCTCGGGCTGGGCAGCGCCTATCAGGATGCGTTTCGCATCGGCCTGGCGGAGGGCTCGGCGCTCTTCGTCGAGATGGATGCCGACGGCTCGCACCTGCCGGGCGACCTCGATAGCATCGTCGCGGCGGCACGCGGCTGTGGTGGCCTTGCCATCGGCTCGCGCTACATCCGCGGCGGCGAGATCGTCGGCTGGCCGCCGCACCGCTGGCTTTTGTCCTGGGCGGCCAACACCTACTGCCGGATCCTGCTCGGCCTCCGCACGCATGACTGCACGTCGGGCTATCGCTGCTACACACGCGAGCTGCTCACCCAGATCGGGCTCGAAGAGGTCGTCTCGCAGGGATACTCGTTTCAGATCGAGATGGTGCACCGGACCAAGCGGGTGGGCTACCCCGTTCTGGAGGTCCCCATCCGCTTCGAGGATCGGGTCGCCGGCGCCTCCAAGGTCTCCCGCGGCGAGGTCCGGCGTGCGTTGTGGACGGTCCTGCGCCTGAGCCTGAGGAGATGACCGAAGTGGTGGCGCACCTCCCCACCAGCGGGGAGGGCGGCGCGAGGGGCCGGGCGGGGGGGCGGGGCTGGCGATCAGGGATCGAACCGTGGCGCCTGCCGCTGCTCATGGGCCTCGTCCTCGCCGCCGTCACCGCCCTGCCTTATCTCTACGCGTATGCGGCGCAGCCCCAGGGTCACGTGTTCATGGGCTTTTTCTACCTGGGTGACGATGCCAACACGTACCTGGCCAAGATGCGACAGGGCTGGGAAGGGGCGTGGGCGTGGCAGAACCGATACACGACCGAGTCGAGCCCCGCCG
Above is a window of bacterium DNA encoding:
- a CDS encoding polyprenol monophosphomannose synthase — translated: MSITERTAPPTEVLVVLPTYNESQNLEKVVAGVRHLGHDVLIVDDGSPDGTGEIADRLAATDSGVRVLHRGRKLGLGSAYQDAFRIGLAEGSALFVEMDADGSHLPGDLDSIVAAARGCGGLAIGSRYIRGGEIVGWPPHRWLLSWAANTYCRILLGLRTHDCTSGYRCYTRELLTQIGLEEVVSQGYSFQIEMVHRTKRVGYPVLEVPIRFEDRVAGASKVSRGEVRRALWTVLRLSLRR